From a single Agrobacterium tumefaciens genomic region:
- a CDS encoding sigma-70 family RNA polymerase sigma factor encodes MLMLRSLDGDDSAYRHLLHALRRLLIAYYGRRMASTSRGDVEDLVQETLLSLHAKRETYDRARPFTAWFFSIARYKLIDHYRGRGGRMRAEVELDETLEAEPTIDAVTARMDVERLLDDLPERQRDLIRNVKLEGQSIAEAAKKSGQTELAARVGIHRTLKVLAAKLRGDS; translated from the coding sequence ATGCTGATGCTGCGTTCCCTTGACGGGGACGATAGCGCCTATAGGCATTTGCTCCACGCCTTGCGCCGGTTGCTTATTGCCTATTACGGGCGGCGCATGGCCTCCACTTCCAGAGGCGATGTGGAAGATCTTGTGCAGGAAACCCTTTTGTCGCTTCACGCCAAACGGGAGACCTATGATCGTGCGCGACCGTTCACGGCCTGGTTCTTTTCGATCGCGCGCTACAAGCTCATCGACCACTATCGCGGCAGGGGCGGGCGCATGCGGGCGGAAGTCGAGCTCGATGAAACGCTGGAGGCCGAGCCAACCATCGATGCGGTGACGGCACGCATGGATGTGGAGCGGCTGCTCGACGACTTGCCGGAACGGCAACGCGACCTCATTCGCAATGTGAAGCTTGAGGGGCAGTCGATTGCCGAAGCGGCAAAAAAATCCGGCCAGACCGAGCTTGCGGCAAGGGTCGGCATCCACAGGACGCTGAAAGTCCTGGCGGCAAAATTGCGGGGAGATTCGTGA
- a CDS encoding pentapeptide MXKDX repeat protein, producing the protein MTRISAAVAVASMLSALSFAGIVHADSMKTDTMKKDAMKPETMKMEPMKKDGMSMASKKDCMHKAGMEMDKMKKADMMKACDTMK; encoded by the coding sequence ATGACCCGCATTTCTGCAGCCGTTGCCGTCGCTTCCATGCTGTCCGCCCTGTCTTTCGCAGGCATCGTCCATGCCGACAGCATGAAAACCGATACGATGAAGAAAGACGCCATGAAGCCTGAGACAATGAAAATGGAACCGATGAAAAAGGACGGCATGTCCATGGCCAGCAAGAAGGACTGCATGCACAAGGCTGGCATGGAAATGGACAAGATGAAGAAGGCCGACATGATGAAGGCCTGCGACACCATGAAATGA
- a CDS encoding ATP-dependent Clp protease proteolytic subunit has protein sequence MNEDEDDKSKELPIGKETEANLFKSRSIFIYGGITQELAQKVCTQLVALAAASDDDIRVYVNSPGGHVESGDSIHDMIKFIKPKVYIIGTGWVASAGALIYVSVPKERRLCLPNTRFLLHQPSGGTRGMASDIEIQAREIIKMNQRLIKIFSKATGQSEEKIAKDIDRDYWLGADEAKDYGLVGKIVESQSEL, from the coding sequence ATGAACGAAGACGAAGACGACAAGAGCAAGGAACTGCCGATCGGCAAGGAAACGGAAGCGAATCTTTTCAAGTCGCGTTCGATCTTCATCTATGGTGGCATCACGCAGGAACTGGCGCAGAAGGTCTGCACGCAGCTGGTCGCGCTTGCCGCCGCCAGTGACGACGACATTCGCGTTTACGTCAATTCACCGGGCGGCCACGTGGAATCGGGTGATTCCATCCATGACATGATCAAGTTCATCAAGCCGAAGGTCTATATCATCGGCACGGGCTGGGTCGCTTCCGCCGGCGCGCTGATCTATGTTTCGGTGCCGAAGGAACGGCGCCTTTGCCTGCCCAACACCCGCTTCCTGCTGCACCAACCCTCCGGCGGTACGCGTGGCATGGCATCCGACATCGAAATCCAGGCCCGCGAAATCATCAAGATGAACCAGCGCCTGATCAAGATCTTCTCCAAGGCCACCGGCCAGAGCGAAGAAAAGATCGCCAAGGATATCGATCGCGATTATTGGCTCGGCGCGGACGAGGCCAAGGATTACGGCCTCGTCGGCAAGATCGTCGAGAGCCAGTCGGAACTCTGA
- a CDS encoding HupE/UreJ family protein, whose amino-acid sequence MLKRLSLAAAALGVTALPAFAHLNPEEHGSFMAGVSHPFFGADHILAMVAVGIWASQIATADSDRKALWIVPSAFVGTMAVGFLMAVYGIGLPFVESAILASVIGLGLLVAAAAKLPAAAAAAVVGAFALFHGYAHGGELGSAGAWQFGLGFMIATALLHLAGIALGLGIARFGSVASRTIGALTAIAGLSLALGG is encoded by the coding sequence ATGCTGAAAAGACTAAGCCTTGCCGCTGCCGCGCTCGGCGTTACCGCCCTGCCCGCCTTTGCCCATTTGAACCCGGAAGAACACGGCTCCTTCATGGCTGGCGTTTCCCACCCCTTCTTTGGGGCGGACCATATTCTGGCGATGGTGGCCGTCGGCATATGGGCCTCGCAGATCGCCACGGCGGACAGTGACCGCAAAGCCCTGTGGATCGTGCCCTCCGCTTTTGTTGGCACCATGGCCGTCGGGTTTCTGATGGCGGTTTACGGTATCGGTCTTCCCTTCGTCGAATCCGCCATTCTCGCCTCCGTCATTGGTCTCGGCCTGCTGGTTGCCGCAGCGGCAAAACTTCCCGCGGCGGCAGCAGCAGCGGTTGTCGGCGCTTTCGCGCTTTTCCATGGCTACGCCCATGGTGGTGAACTGGGCAGTGCAGGCGCCTGGCAATTCGGCCTTGGCTTCATGATCGCCACCGCGCTGCTGCATCTGGCCGGCATCGCGCTTGGCCTTGGCATTGCCCGTTTCGGCTCGGTGGCAAGCCGCACCATCGGCGCGCTGACGGCAATCGCCGGCCTGTCGCTTGCCCTCGGCGGCTGA
- a CDS encoding DUF2076 domain-containing protein, which translates to MSPEESQLLKGLFDRTKTASATPRDREAETLIADAVRDQPAAPYYLAQAVIVQEKGLEAAAAHIRQLEERIHALESSNGAPQAAAQGGFLSSIFGTGQPQPPAPTPAPAVAPTSWRNDTAGQTAGPWGSQAGQQQPSGPWSQQPTAVGRSGGGFLQGALGTAAGVAGGMLLANSLSGIFGSHMSSLGLGSPFGGGNAAGNAPVEETVVNNYYGDSASQQNNDDDDDNTQQADYDDSADDMDSDSGDDGSFA; encoded by the coding sequence ATGTCACCGGAAGAAAGCCAGCTTCTCAAGGGCCTGTTCGACAGGACCAAAACCGCATCCGCCACCCCGCGTGACCGCGAGGCGGAAACATTGATCGCAGACGCCGTGCGTGATCAGCCCGCAGCCCCCTATTATCTCGCCCAGGCGGTGATCGTTCAGGAAAAAGGGCTGGAAGCGGCAGCAGCCCATATCAGGCAGCTCGAAGAACGCATCCATGCGCTGGAAAGCAGCAATGGCGCCCCGCAGGCGGCCGCACAGGGCGGGTTCCTGAGTTCCATTTTCGGCACCGGCCAGCCTCAGCCACCCGCACCAACGCCAGCCCCTGCTGTGGCGCCAACCTCATGGCGCAACGATACCGCCGGTCAGACGGCCGGTCCGTGGGGATCTCAGGCGGGTCAACAGCAACCCAGCGGCCCCTGGAGCCAGCAACCTACTGCCGTTGGGCGTTCAGGTGGTGGATTTCTGCAGGGCGCGCTCGGCACGGCCGCCGGCGTCGCAGGCGGCATGCTGCTTGCCAATTCGTTGAGCGGCATTTTCGGCAGCCACATGTCGTCGCTCGGGCTCGGTTCACCCTTCGGCGGCGGCAATGCGGCGGGTAACGCCCCCGTCGAGGAAACCGTCGTCAACAATTATTACGGCGACAGCGCCAGCCAGCAGAATAACGACGACGATGACGACAATACACAGCAGGCTGATTATGATGACAGCGCCGACGATATGGATTCAGATTCAGGCGACGACGGTTCGTTCGCCTGA
- the queF gene encoding preQ(1) synthase produces the protein MSVTDVSSLSQLGTKVDTPESPEKAILEKVPNGNAGTDYVVRFTAPEFTSLCPMTGQPDFAHIVIDYIPGDFLVESKSLKLFLQSFRNHGAFHEDCSVYIAKRLVELLQPKWLRIGAYWYPRGGIPIDVFWQTGAAPEGVWLPDQGVAPYRGRG, from the coding sequence ATGTCCGTGACGGATGTTTCCAGCCTGTCGCAGCTGGGCACGAAGGTCGATACGCCCGAGAGCCCGGAAAAGGCCATTCTCGAAAAAGTGCCGAACGGCAATGCCGGTACCGATTACGTCGTGCGCTTCACCGCGCCCGAATTCACCTCGCTTTGCCCGATGACCGGCCAGCCGGACTTCGCCCATATCGTCATCGATTATATTCCGGGTGATTTCCTGGTGGAATCGAAGTCGCTGAAGCTTTTCCTGCAATCCTTCCGCAACCACGGCGCATTCCATGAGGATTGCTCGGTCTATATCGCCAAGCGTCTGGTGGAGCTGCTGCAGCCGAAATGGCTGCGCATCGGCGCTTACTGGTATCCGCGTGGCGGCATTCCCATCGACGTCTTCTGGCAGACCGGAGCGGCGCCCGAAGGCGTGTGGCTGCCGGATCAGGGCGTCGCGCCTTATCGCGGTCGGGGCTGA
- a CDS encoding cation diffusion facilitator family transporter: MNSEGNALVRKLAFWGIPLSFGVLGLKLLAWWVTGSVALLSDGLESTVNVVAAFIAYFVIRYAQKPADDDHQFGHHKAEYISAVVEGVLIVVAALLIVQEAWGSLFNPRLPEAPVLGLAINAFAAVINAVWATTLIRVGRKYASPALAADGHHIMSDVVTSAGVLVGLILALLTGYAILDPLLAILVAINILFQGSKVILHSLGGLMDRAVEPEEDEAIKKAIAEHSGGVMGVHDLRTRRAGSAAFIDFHVVVPATMTVREAHDICDRLEDAIREVIPGASLAIHVEPEGEKAHGVKVIV, from the coding sequence ATGAACAGTGAAGGCAATGCACTGGTAAGGAAGCTCGCATTCTGGGGCATTCCACTTTCTTTCGGCGTGCTGGGCCTCAAGCTTCTGGCCTGGTGGGTCACGGGGTCCGTCGCACTTCTGTCTGATGGTCTGGAATCGACCGTCAACGTGGTCGCGGCCTTCATCGCCTATTTCGTCATCCGGTATGCGCAGAAACCTGCCGATGACGACCACCAGTTCGGCCATCACAAGGCGGAATATATTTCCGCCGTCGTGGAAGGTGTGCTGATCGTTGTTGCCGCGCTGTTGATCGTGCAGGAAGCGTGGGGCAGCCTCTTCAATCCGAGGCTGCCGGAAGCGCCGGTTCTCGGTCTTGCCATCAACGCATTTGCAGCGGTCATCAATGCTGTCTGGGCGACGACCCTGATCCGTGTCGGCAGGAAATACGCCTCGCCGGCGCTTGCCGCGGATGGCCATCACATCATGTCCGATGTCGTGACGTCAGCGGGCGTTCTCGTCGGCCTCATTCTGGCGCTTCTGACGGGTTACGCCATTCTCGATCCGCTGCTCGCCATACTGGTTGCCATCAACATCCTGTTTCAGGGATCGAAGGTCATCCTGCATTCGCTTGGCGGGCTGATGGACCGGGCGGTGGAGCCGGAAGAAGACGAGGCGATCAAGAAAGCTATCGCCGAACATTCCGGTGGCGTGATGGGCGTGCATGACCTTAGAACCCGGCGCGCCGGTTCGGCGGCTTTCATCGATTTCCACGTGGTCGTTCCCGCCACGATGACGGTGCGGGAGGCGCATGATATTTGCGACCGCCTTGAAGATGCCATAAGGGAGGTCATACCGGGCGCCAGCCTTGCCATTCACGTCGAGCCGGAAGGCGAAAAGGCGCATGGCGTCAAAGTCATTGTATGA
- a CDS encoding glyoxalase superfamily protein: MGDAGKHSLSEIGFERTFPIVRIFDEAKAREFYVDFLGFEIDWEHRFGDNFPLYMQVSRAGMGLHLSGHHGDATPGSNIFVTMRGVHAFQQELAAHDYRFMKPGVEELPWGDVMEVTDPFGNRIRFCEQKSED, encoded by the coding sequence ATGGGCGACGCCGGGAAGCACAGCCTTTCAGAAATCGGTTTCGAGCGAACATTCCCAATCGTCAGGATTTTCGACGAGGCCAAGGCGCGGGAGTTTTATGTCGATTTTCTCGGTTTCGAGATCGACTGGGAACATCGCTTCGGCGACAATTTCCCGCTTTATATGCAGGTATCGCGCGCCGGAATGGGGCTGCACCTCAGCGGCCACCACGGCGATGCGACGCCGGGCTCCAACATCTTTGTCACCATGCGCGGCGTTCACGCTTTTCAACAGGAACTGGCGGCACATGATTATCGCTTCATGAAGCCGGGCGTCGAAGAACTGCCCTGGGGCGATGTGATGGAAGTCACCGATCCCTTCGGCAACCGCATCCGTTTCTGCGAACAGAAAAGCGAGGATTGA
- a CDS encoding branched-chain amino acid ABC transporter substrate-binding protein, with translation MKLKTLTSVTLAASFAFAPLAHAEIVIGLIAPLTGPVAAYGDQVKNGAQTAVNEINKKGGILGEQIVLKLADDGGEPKQGVSAANQLVAEGIHFVVGPVTSGVAIPASDVFAENGVLMITPTATAPGLTNRGLSNVFRTCGRDDQQAEVAAKYVLANLKDKKIAIIHDKGAYGKGLADAFKATLNAGGVTEVLYDALTPGEKDLGALTARLKSDNADIVYFGGYHPEAGLLVRQLKDIGSKAAVIGGDGLSNSEFWNIGSQAGEGTIFTNASDALKNDDSKAAAEALKAANIPAEAFTLNAYAAVEVLKAGIEKAGSAKDAEAVVKALKSGDAFATAIGKVTYGENGDLTSQTFSLFKWQDGKIVAAE, from the coding sequence ATGAAACTGAAGACATTGACCAGCGTGACGCTTGCAGCGTCCTTCGCATTCGCACCCCTTGCCCATGCCGAAATCGTCATCGGGCTGATTGCGCCGCTGACCGGCCCTGTCGCCGCCTATGGCGACCAGGTCAAGAACGGCGCCCAGACGGCAGTCAATGAAATCAACAAAAAGGGCGGTATCCTCGGCGAACAGATCGTGCTGAAGCTGGCCGACGATGGCGGTGAGCCGAAGCAGGGCGTTTCCGCGGCCAACCAGCTCGTTGCCGAAGGCATTCATTTCGTCGTTGGTCCGGTGACGTCGGGCGTCGCCATTCCGGCATCGGATGTCTTTGCCGAAAACGGCGTGCTGATGATCACTCCCACGGCAACTGCGCCGGGCCTGACGAACCGTGGCCTTTCCAACGTCTTCCGCACCTGCGGTCGTGACGACCAGCAGGCCGAGGTTGCGGCGAAATACGTTCTCGCCAACCTCAAGGACAAGAAGATCGCCATCATTCACGACAAGGGCGCTTACGGCAAAGGTCTCGCGGATGCCTTCAAGGCAACGCTGAATGCCGGCGGCGTGACCGAAGTTCTCTATGATGCGCTGACACCAGGCGAAAAGGATCTCGGCGCACTGACGGCCCGCCTGAAGTCCGACAATGCCGATATCGTCTATTTCGGCGGTTACCATCCGGAAGCTGGTCTTCTGGTGCGCCAGCTGAAGGACATCGGCTCCAAGGCCGCCGTCATCGGCGGTGACGGCCTGTCGAACAGCGAGTTCTGGAACATCGGTTCGCAGGCTGGCGAAGGCACGATCTTCACCAACGCCTCCGACGCGCTGAAGAACGATGACAGCAAGGCCGCAGCCGAAGCGCTGAAGGCCGCCAACATTCCGGCGGAAGCCTTCACTCTCAATGCCTATGCTGCCGTTGAAGTGTTGAAGGCCGGCATCGAGAAGGCTGGAAGCGCCAAGGATGCCGAAGCGGTTGTCAAGGCTCTGAAGAGCGGCGATGCTTTCGCCACGGCCATCGGCAAGGTCACCTATGGCGAGAATGGCGACCTGACGTCGCAGACCTTCTCGCTCTTCAAGTGGCAGGACGGCAAGATCGTCGCCGCCGAATAA
- a CDS encoding DUF3095 domain-containing protein — protein sequence MIAADDAFLTGLPVFRHFEDVADPALYRALPPGWGLAIADIVDSTAAIGAGRYKSVNMAGAAVISGVSNSLGRHDLPFVFGGDGAAVAVPANGLPLAGIALSNVQRWVKDDLDLSMRVALVPIEDIRTNGFDVRVARFQASEDVSYAMFSGGGNSWAEARMKDGQYTLPAAAAGERPDLTGLSCRWNPIPATHGKVVSIIAVPGPSQDMPAFRQLVVDLVDLAAQDARHGHPVPEDGPKLGFVGEGLDLEAKAGAAYHDGWGQKRRSLRILGESLLVNLLGRTGLSLGRFNAMRYRRSVASNTDFRKFDDGLKMTVDIDAARLEKIHARLEQARLSGTCYFGLHEQGAALMTCIVPSPLSRDHMHFVDGADGGYAAASSRLKRQMQAAPSS from the coding sequence ATGATCGCAGCAGATGACGCATTTCTGACGGGCCTCCCCGTCTTCCGGCATTTTGAAGACGTGGCAGACCCGGCGCTTTACCGCGCCCTGCCGCCGGGATGGGGATTGGCCATCGCCGATATCGTCGATTCGACGGCCGCAATCGGCGCCGGCAGATACAAGTCCGTCAACATGGCCGGCGCGGCGGTCATATCAGGCGTCTCGAACAGTCTTGGCCGCCACGACCTGCCCTTCGTCTTCGGCGGTGATGGCGCTGCCGTCGCCGTGCCCGCAAATGGACTGCCGCTTGCAGGCATCGCTCTTTCGAACGTGCAGCGCTGGGTGAAGGACGATCTCGACCTTTCGATGCGGGTCGCCCTGGTCCCGATCGAAGACATCCGCACAAACGGCTTCGATGTCAGGGTCGCACGCTTTCAGGCAAGCGAAGATGTTTCCTACGCCATGTTTTCGGGCGGCGGCAACAGCTGGGCGGAAGCGCGGATGAAAGACGGGCAATATACCCTGCCAGCCGCCGCAGCGGGTGAGCGGCCGGATCTCACTGGCCTCTCATGTCGCTGGAACCCCATTCCGGCCACCCATGGCAAGGTGGTGTCGATCATCGCCGTGCCGGGACCGTCGCAGGATATGCCCGCCTTCCGGCAACTGGTCGTCGATCTCGTTGACCTGGCCGCACAGGATGCAAGACATGGCCACCCCGTGCCGGAGGACGGACCGAAACTCGGTTTTGTTGGAGAAGGCCTCGATCTGGAAGCAAAGGCCGGCGCGGCCTATCACGATGGCTGGGGGCAGAAGCGCCGTTCGCTGCGCATCCTCGGCGAAAGCCTGCTCGTCAATCTCCTCGGCCGGACGGGACTATCGCTTGGACGGTTCAATGCCATGCGTTACCGGCGCTCGGTGGCCAGCAATACCGATTTCAGAAAATTCGATGACGGGCTGAAGATGACGGTGGACATAGACGCCGCGCGGCTCGAAAAAATCCATGCCCGGCTGGAACAGGCCCGCTTGTCCGGAACCTGTTATTTCGGCCTGCACGAGCAGGGGGCTGCCTTGATGACCTGTATCGTTCCCTCGCCTCTTTCGCGAGATCACATGCATTTCGTGGACGGCGCAGATGGCGGATATGCGGCTGCGTCGAGCCGCCTCAAACGACAGATGCAGGCGGCGCCATCCTCCTGA
- a CDS encoding ArsR/SmtB family transcription factor, giving the protein MDNQSLSEHSIAAADLLSAMANPKRLMILCTLVDTEVPVGVLASQVGLSQSALSQHLSKLRAQRLVKTRRDAQTIYYSSNSESVKKILASLEEIYCQVQKSSSKTAA; this is encoded by the coding sequence ATGGATAACCAATCTCTGTCGGAACATAGCATCGCCGCTGCAGACTTGCTCTCAGCGATGGCGAATCCCAAGCGCCTGATGATCTTATGCACGCTGGTGGATACGGAAGTGCCGGTCGGTGTTCTCGCTTCGCAGGTTGGTCTCAGCCAGTCCGCTCTTTCGCAGCATCTTTCCAAATTGCGTGCGCAACGGCTGGTCAAGACACGACGGGATGCGCAGACCATCTATTATTCCAGCAATTCCGAATCCGTCAAAAAAATCCTCGCATCCCTCGAGGAAATTTATTGCCAGGTGCAGAAGAGCAGCAGCAAGACTGCCGCTTGA
- the choV gene encoding choline ABC transporter ATP-binding protein gives MSDAIIFGNVDIVFGDRPDAALPMIDKGSTRDEINSETGLVLGVANASLSVSEGEILVLMGLSGSGKSTLLRAVNGLAPVVRGNVGVKTKSGYVDPYRCPAKTLRDLRTHTVSMVFQQFGLLPWRNVADNVGFGLELSGVPEAERKRMVAEQLELVNLSAWADRKVGELSGGMQQRVGLARAFATGAPILLMDEPFSALDPLIRSRLQDELLEFQSRLKKTILFVSHDLDEAFRIGNRIAMMEGGRIIQCGTPQQIVKQPATQYVADFVQNMNPISMLTAADVMKPGVDERNGRLTVAATALASSPLIDILDALAKHSGAIGVVDNGAIIGTISADEIVTGLTRHRKK, from the coding sequence ATGAGTGATGCCATCATCTTCGGAAATGTCGACATCGTTTTCGGTGACCGGCCCGATGCCGCCCTGCCGATGATCGACAAAGGCAGTACCCGTGACGAGATCAATAGCGAGACCGGGCTGGTGCTCGGTGTTGCCAATGCGTCGCTGTCGGTGAGTGAAGGCGAAATCCTCGTGCTCATGGGGCTTTCCGGATCCGGAAAATCGACGCTGCTTCGCGCCGTCAATGGTCTGGCGCCGGTGGTGCGCGGCAATGTCGGTGTGAAGACCAAGTCCGGTTATGTCGATCCCTATCGCTGCCCGGCGAAGACGCTGCGCGACCTGCGCACGCATACGGTTTCGATGGTGTTCCAGCAATTCGGCCTTCTGCCCTGGCGCAATGTGGCCGACAATGTCGGTTTCGGGCTTGAGCTTTCCGGCGTGCCGGAAGCAGAGCGCAAACGCATGGTGGCCGAGCAGCTGGAGCTGGTGAACCTGTCCGCCTGGGCCGACCGCAAGGTGGGGGAGCTTTCCGGCGGCATGCAGCAGCGCGTGGGGCTGGCCCGGGCCTTTGCCACCGGAGCGCCGATTCTCTTGATGGACGAGCCGTTTTCGGCGCTCGATCCGCTCATCAGAAGCCGTTTGCAGGACGAGCTCCTGGAATTCCAGAGCCGGCTGAAGAAGACCATTCTCTTCGTCAGCCACGATCTGGACGAAGCATTCCGCATCGGCAATCGCATCGCCATGATGGAAGGCGGGCGCATCATCCAGTGCGGTACGCCACAGCAGATCGTCAAGCAGCCGGCCACGCAATATGTCGCTGACTTCGTGCAGAACATGAACCCGATCTCGATGCTCACCGCCGCCGACGTGATGAAACCGGGTGTCGACGAGCGAAACGGGCGGCTGACCGTGGCCGCCACCGCGCTTGCGTCATCGCCGCTGATCGACATTCTCGATGCGCTTGCGAAGCATTCGGGCGCGATCGGTGTCGTCGACAATGGCGCCATCATAGGCACGATTTCCGCAGATGAGATCGTGACCGGGCTGACCCGTCACCGAAAAAAATAA
- the choW gene encoding choline ABC transporter permease subunit, whose product MEWLSAPENRLPVGRYAKEAIDWLTGNLAFFFDWLSFIFQSVINALLYVLQAPHPLIIVAILTALSAWTRRSVGMPLFTALGLLLIINLGYWKATTETLALVIAASAVCMIIGIPLGILAARRKWIYAGMRPVLDLMQTIPTFVYLIPALVLFGLGMVPGLIATVIFAIPAPVRLTRLGIVSTPPALVEAAVAFGATPSQVLRKVELPFAAPQIMAGLTQTIMLSLSMVVISALVGANGLGVPVVRALNTVNISMGFEAGLCIVILAIVLDRLFRLPGAEDDL is encoded by the coding sequence GTGGAATGGCTCAGCGCTCCTGAAAACCGCCTGCCTGTCGGCCGATATGCCAAGGAGGCCATCGACTGGCTGACCGGCAATCTCGCTTTTTTCTTCGATTGGCTTTCTTTCATCTTCCAAAGCGTCATCAACGCCCTGCTTTATGTTTTGCAGGCGCCGCATCCGCTGATCATCGTCGCGATATTGACGGCGCTTTCGGCCTGGACACGCCGCTCGGTCGGTATGCCGCTCTTCACGGCGCTCGGCCTGCTGCTCATCATCAATCTCGGTTACTGGAAGGCCACGACGGAAACGTTGGCGCTGGTGATTGCCGCGAGCGCTGTGTGCATGATCATCGGCATACCGCTCGGCATATTGGCGGCACGGCGTAAATGGATCTATGCCGGCATGCGCCCGGTGCTGGACCTGATGCAGACCATCCCGACCTTTGTTTATCTCATTCCGGCGCTGGTGCTATTCGGCCTTGGCATGGTTCCGGGGCTCATCGCCACCGTCATCTTCGCCATTCCGGCCCCCGTGCGGCTTACCCGCCTCGGCATCGTCTCGACGCCGCCGGCGCTGGTGGAGGCGGCGGTCGCCTTCGGTGCGACGCCGTCTCAGGTTCTGCGCAAGGTGGAGCTTCCCTTCGCTGCGCCGCAAATCATGGCGGGCTTGACCCAGACGATCATGCTGTCGCTGTCGATGGTGGTCATCTCCGCTCTCGTCGGCGCCAACGGGCTCGGCGTACCGGTGGTGCGCGCGCTCAACACCGTCAATATCTCCATGGGCTTCGAGGCGGGACTATGCATCGTCATATTGGCGATCGTTCTCGACCGGCTTTTCCGACTTCCCGGTGCGGAGGATGACCTATGA
- a CDS encoding choline ABC transporter substrate-binding protein has protein sequence MTFSVAGAAEPASCGTVRFSDVGWTDITATTATATVLLKSLGYETDVKLLSVPVTYTSLKNKDIDVFLGNWMPTMEGDIAPYREDKSVETVRENLTGAKYTLATNAKGAELGIKDFKDIAAHSADLGGKIYGIEPGNDGNRLILDMVAKDSFGLKSFEVVESSEQGMLSQVARAEKSGEPIVFLGWEPHPMNANFKLTYLTGGDEVFGPNLGGATIHTNVRKGYVEECPNVGTLLKNLQFSLPMENEIMGKILNDGLEGEAAATAWLKANPAAIEPWLANVKTKDGSADALPAAKKALGL, from the coding sequence ATGACGTTCAGCGTGGCCGGTGCCGCCGAGCCGGCAAGTTGCGGTACGGTGCGTTTTTCAGATGTTGGCTGGACCGACATCACGGCCACAACGGCGACCGCCACCGTACTTCTGAAAAGCCTGGGTTATGAAACCGACGTCAAGCTTCTCTCCGTACCCGTTACCTATACATCCTTGAAAAACAAGGACATCGACGTCTTCCTCGGCAACTGGATGCCGACCATGGAAGGCGATATCGCGCCTTACCGCGAGGACAAATCTGTTGAGACGGTGCGTGAAAACCTGACGGGCGCGAAATACACGCTGGCGACCAACGCCAAGGGCGCGGAACTCGGCATCAAAGACTTCAAGGATATCGCCGCCCATAGCGCCGATCTTGGCGGCAAGATTTACGGCATCGAGCCGGGCAATGACGGCAATCGCCTGATACTCGACATGGTGGCCAAGGACAGTTTCGGCCTGAAATCATTCGAGGTGGTGGAGTCTTCCGAACAGGGCATGCTGTCGCAGGTTGCCCGTGCGGAAAAATCCGGCGAGCCGATCGTCTTCCTCGGCTGGGAGCCGCATCCGATGAATGCGAATTTCAAGCTGACCTATCTGACCGGCGGCGACGAGGTCTTCGGCCCCAATCTCGGCGGCGCGACGATCCATACCAATGTCCGCAAGGGTTATGTCGAGGAATGCCCGAATGTCGGCACTCTTTTGAAGAACCTGCAATTTTCCCTGCCCATGGAAAACGAGATCATGGGCAAGATCCTGAATGACGGCCTTGAGGGCGAAGCGGCAGCGACCGCCTGGCTGAAGGCCAATCCGGCAGCGATCGAGCCATGGCTCGCCAACGTCAAGACCAAGGACGGTAGTGCCGACGCCTTGCCCGCCGCCAAGAAGGCACTGGGCCTTTAA